In Halobaculum rubrum, the following are encoded in one genomic region:
- a CDS encoding UvrD-helicase domain-containing protein, protein MIDDERLEPEQLAAKNALDRNVSLRAGAGTGKTTTLTARYVAIVERELATVRERLADGTDTRGEALDHAASIPEHILTTTFTDRAAADLTGTVREEIDAKLSAAEDELTFALWRAVGDALDDAYVQTLHSLCRRVLEERAIGGLDTPRVASDHPLAKYGLTYADLDVGFDVVEGDEAEELAREAAAATLREEETDAIRTLARRYDRDTVEDVCYDLLTASPRSQPYGWLEWMNRIGSAEEYVGEILSLQADPERLRAVWAEIAEPIGVVASLAEEAAGRPTNNVVGPLLEALESTGIDSRAAFDAAPLTDQLATCYAVADAVRTGDGDRYNADWLFPSAYEIDGASESDEHRLYDAVWAIATAVPDGWATTDLDVDAEHASYEYVDAFATVATTAFERYAEAKRRDNVVDFGDLIALANHFLGQLDADARREFGFFPDGAADGPNGYVMVDEFQDTNADQWRVVRALAAPDPHEVDTTNLFVVGDDKQSIYRFRGADVSVFDEADKTLTEANDRAGVAADQAPLTTNFRTLPEPLHAINGLFDRVFPRGDGGDDAPTADWATTDGDGTVAAFEAMSEPLASARRSTTGSGDRIDPIVEYMPVPVDGDQQTDLLADGHQLRAERRDDGNALEAKAVATRVAQLLSDETTVFETVDNDHPGYDRLAHDDEDVPVERIRDVAPDDVAILLSSRGGLDEYERELRELGVPYTVIKGAGLFDSPEVTTLVNLLRVLVDPTNDRALYGLLRSPMFGRTDDAIARLAAARGDDESLWGALRTAHHEEWESIAEDLRRFRAYAGAAEQDEYNRVATWSELLTRVLDETGFLAAVGADERGDKAVANVDEFRSRLRAFSEDGVHSLAELLDRIERRADGDARDAEANVVEFDHGDAGGGGVDLLTIHESKGMEYEVVVVPKLGRNFQSASGARLAESVEFELVDGDGDRVPLFGIKGPDPDDPYDDTATVARDIAQQRRRFEERAEQKRLLYVAATRARDHLLLSGQHKGGDDDYPAGFEPPDPGNAKTWRDWVQAVLFDGVGCPGADDAAAVVEGLRRDGVYERALPYDLRGEQAVGTVTVRLPPADATYEPPASTADLGLDEFVDGVTTPGPTVLELSPSTCTGLSQGEKTLQRHGGRIVAVDTGDAVHRTGDGGESEGTSTPGDLPATAYGELLHRLCEVQPPDDRVHEFARDVLAEHGEPVPADEKRIEEAIDAATRTAGRARARVDEVLNAVDGDVLARYDEYRLDVAIDGGELEVDRVDLAGEIDHLAVTDDTYHVFDYKTDRAGAEDGDAFVEKRMQHHEPQLRAYAAALSAADPTRDVVVRLVFTDLDCRIARMAETDDAVYRLLDMLGVHLRERLLE, encoded by the coding sequence ATGATCGACGACGAACGCCTCGAACCGGAACAGCTCGCCGCGAAGAACGCACTCGACCGGAACGTCTCGTTGCGTGCCGGTGCAGGGACGGGAAAGACGACCACGCTCACCGCGCGATACGTCGCGATCGTCGAGCGCGAACTCGCGACCGTCCGCGAGCGACTCGCCGACGGCACCGACACCCGTGGCGAAGCCCTCGATCACGCCGCATCGATCCCGGAGCATATCCTGACGACGACGTTCACCGACCGCGCCGCCGCGGACCTCACCGGAACGGTCCGCGAGGAGATCGACGCGAAGCTCTCGGCGGCCGAAGACGAGTTGACGTTCGCGCTGTGGCGTGCCGTCGGTGACGCGCTCGATGACGCGTACGTCCAAACGCTCCACAGTCTCTGTCGACGCGTCCTGGAGGAGCGTGCCATCGGCGGGCTCGACACACCGCGAGTCGCGTCCGACCACCCGTTGGCGAAGTACGGCCTGACATACGCTGACCTCGACGTCGGCTTCGATGTCGTCGAAGGGGACGAGGCAGAGGAACTCGCCCGCGAGGCGGCCGCGGCGACGCTTCGTGAAGAAGAGACCGATGCGATCCGCACGCTCGCACGTCGCTACGACCGCGACACCGTCGAGGACGTCTGTTACGACCTACTGACCGCCTCTCCCCGCTCACAACCGTACGGCTGGTTGGAGTGGATGAACCGCATCGGGAGCGCGGAGGAGTACGTCGGAGAGATACTCTCGTTGCAAGCCGACCCCGAACGGCTCCGTGCGGTCTGGGCGGAGATCGCCGAACCGATCGGCGTTGTCGCCTCGCTCGCCGAGGAGGCTGCCGGCCGCCCGACGAACAACGTGGTCGGCCCGCTCCTCGAGGCGCTGGAATCGACGGGGATCGACTCGCGAGCTGCGTTCGACGCCGCACCACTCACCGATCAGCTCGCGACCTGTTACGCTGTGGCCGACGCGGTGCGGACCGGTGACGGCGACCGCTACAACGCCGACTGGCTGTTCCCGAGCGCCTACGAGATCGATGGGGCATCCGAATCGGACGAACACAGACTGTACGACGCTGTATGGGCGATCGCGACGGCAGTGCCCGACGGGTGGGCGACGACTGACCTCGACGTGGACGCCGAGCACGCCTCCTACGAGTACGTCGACGCGTTCGCGACGGTCGCGACGACGGCCTTCGAGCGCTACGCCGAGGCGAAACGTCGCGACAACGTCGTCGACTTCGGCGACCTGATCGCGCTGGCCAACCACTTCCTCGGTCAACTCGACGCCGATGCTCGCCGCGAGTTCGGCTTCTTCCCCGACGGCGCGGCGGACGGCCCGAACGGCTACGTGATGGTCGACGAGTTCCAGGACACCAACGCCGACCAGTGGCGCGTCGTCCGTGCGTTGGCCGCACCCGATCCCCACGAAGTAGACACGACGAACCTGTTCGTCGTCGGCGACGACAAACAGAGCATCTACCGCTTCCGCGGGGCGGACGTGTCCGTGTTCGACGAGGCGGACAAGACGCTCACAGAAGCAAACGACCGCGCGGGTGTCGCGGCCGATCAGGCACCGCTCACGACTAACTTCCGAACGCTGCCCGAGCCGTTGCACGCGATCAACGGGCTGTTCGACCGCGTGTTCCCACGGGGCGACGGCGGCGATGATGCCCCGACCGCCGACTGGGCCACGACGGATGGGGACGGCACCGTCGCCGCGTTCGAGGCGATGAGTGAGCCGCTGGCGAGTGCACGGCGGTCGACGACCGGGTCCGGCGACCGCATCGACCCGATCGTCGAGTACATGCCGGTCCCTGTCGACGGCGACCAGCAGACCGACCTGCTGGCTGACGGCCACCAACTCCGTGCGGAACGGCGCGACGACGGGAACGCCCTAGAGGCCAAGGCGGTCGCGACCCGCGTCGCACAGCTGTTGAGTGACGAGACGACGGTGTTCGAGACAGTCGACAACGATCACCCGGGGTACGATCGGCTCGCGCACGACGACGAGGACGTCCCCGTCGAGCGGATCCGCGACGTCGCCCCCGACGACGTTGCCATCCTGTTGAGTTCCCGCGGCGGACTCGACGAGTACGAGCGCGAGCTCCGCGAGTTGGGCGTGCCCTACACCGTGATCAAGGGTGCCGGCCTGTTCGACTCGCCCGAGGTCACGACGCTGGTGAACCTTTTGCGCGTCCTGGTCGACCCGACGAACGACCGTGCGCTGTACGGGCTGCTTCGGTCGCCGATGTTCGGTCGGACGGACGACGCGATCGCCAGGCTCGCGGCCGCCCGCGGCGACGATGAGTCGCTGTGGGGGGCGCTACGGACTGCTCACCACGAGGAGTGGGAGTCGATCGCCGAGGACCTCCGCCGGTTCCGTGCGTACGCGGGCGCGGCAGAACAGGACGAGTACAACCGCGTCGCGACATGGAGCGAACTCCTCACACGGGTTCTCGACGAGACGGGATTCCTCGCGGCTGTCGGCGCGGACGAGCGCGGTGACAAGGCCGTTGCCAACGTCGACGAGTTCCGCTCCCGACTGCGGGCGTTCAGCGAGGACGGCGTCCACAGCCTCGCGGAGCTGCTCGACCGGATCGAGCGGCGTGCCGACGGCGACGCTCGTGACGCCGAGGCGAACGTCGTCGAGTTCGACCACGGCGACGCCGGTGGGGGTGGAGTCGATCTCCTCACTATCCACGAGTCGAAGGGCATGGAGTACGAGGTCGTCGTCGTCCCGAAGCTCGGGCGGAACTTCCAGAGCGCGAGCGGCGCCCGGCTCGCGGAATCGGTCGAGTTCGAACTCGTCGACGGGGACGGCGACCGCGTTCCGTTGTTCGGGATCAAGGGACCCGACCCGGACGACCCGTACGATGATACTGCCACGGTCGCTCGCGACATCGCACAGCAACGCCGGCGGTTTGAGGAACGGGCCGAGCAGAAACGCCTGCTGTACGTCGCGGCGACGCGGGCGCGTGACCACCTGCTCCTCTCGGGTCAGCACAAGGGGGGAGACGACGACTACCCTGCCGGGTTCGAACCGCCGGACCCCGGGAACGCGAAGACGTGGCGCGACTGGGTGCAGGCGGTGTTGTTCGACGGTGTCGGTTGTCCGGGAGCGGACGACGCCGCGGCGGTCGTCGAGGGGCTCCGACGCGACGGCGTGTACGAGCGAGCGCTTCCATACGACCTGCGGGGCGAGCAGGCCGTCGGGACGGTCACTGTTCGCCTCCCGCCTGCGGACGCGACGTACGAGCCGCCCGCTTCGACTGCGGATCTCGGACTCGACGAGTTCGTCGACGGTGTGACGACTCCCGGGCCGACAGTGCTGGAGCTGTCACCGAGTACCTGTACGGGGCTTAGTCAGGGCGAAAAGACGTTGCAGCGGCACGGTGGCCGGATCGTCGCGGTCGACACGGGCGACGCTGTCCATCGTACGGGAGACGGCGGTGAGTCTGAAGGAACGTCGACACCGGGCGATCTCCCGGCGACCGCGTACGGGGAACTCCTCCACCGGCTGTGTGAGGTACAGCCACCGGATGATCGTGTCCACGAGTTCGCACGGGACGTCCTCGCCGAACACGGCGAGCCGGTACCCGCTGATGAGAAGCGTATCGAGGAAGCGATCGACGCCGCGACTCGCACTGCCGGTCGGGCGCGTGCACGGGTCGACGAGGTGCTCAATGCGGTTGACGGGGACGTCCTCGCCCGCTACGACGAGTACCGCCTCGACGTTGCGATCGACGGCGGCGAACTCGAGGTCGACCGCGTCGATCTCGCTGGAGAGATCGACCACCTCGCCGTGACCGACGACACGTACCACGTGTTCGACTACAAGACTGACCGGGCCGGAGCCGAAGACGGCGACGCCTTCGTCGAAAAGCGGATGCAACACCACGAGCCACAGCTGCGTGCCTACGCTGCGGCACTTTCGGCTGCTGACCCGACTCGGGACGTGGTCGTTCGGCTGGTGTTTACCGATCTCGACTGTCGGATCGCGAGGATGGCCGAAACGGACGACGCAGTCTACCGGCTCCTCGATATGCTCGGTGTCCACCTTCGTGAACGTCTGTTAGAGTGA
- a CDS encoding ATPase domain-containing protein, with protein sequence MSDTSRDTRTAEIELVASGIPELDDLLNGGYVRGRTYLLQGVSGTGKSLLGQHFLRTGLDAGETVVYIHGEESKQDILVNAAQLGVDIRDAEFLDIGPGTDFFAEDKSYNLVEATEVESERFTQDIKQVIEDVDPARILIDPITQLQYVEQDQYQYRKRLQSLIRFLRDRRVTTVATRTLNRESTPGTTHDDFESLSDGVIDLYLDEHERRIAVPKHRGLGQVDGTHGLEIHEDGMAVYPQIIPKHDKRTFDPELIPTGHDALDDLLGGGIERGTVSFISGPTGIGKSVTGAQILSGIAEDGGTALGYLFEESIDQFVHRSKALGLPIDEMRAQGSLRLTETEPLVRSAEEFGQHVLDQADEYAPDAVFIDGLSGYKISLQGDDQRLGRRLHGLTRVLKNRGIAVIVTDEADRLTGIPKATSTNTSYIADNIVFLSYVEVDGELDRAIGVIKKRLGDFDNRFHRFSIVSGEGLVLEGPFDNVRGIMQGTSTSRVGDAHTRTTDQP encoded by the coding sequence ATGTCTGATACTTCCCGCGACACGCGGACGGCGGAGATCGAGTTGGTCGCGTCAGGCATCCCCGAGTTAGACGATCTGCTCAACGGCGGATACGTCAGGGGCCGAACATATCTTCTCCAGGGCGTTTCGGGAACGGGGAAATCGCTTCTCGGACAGCACTTCCTCCGAACGGGACTCGATGCCGGCGAGACGGTCGTCTACATCCACGGTGAGGAGTCCAAACAGGACATTCTCGTCAACGCGGCACAGTTGGGTGTCGACATCCGGGACGCCGAGTTCCTCGACATCGGGCCCGGGACGGACTTCTTCGCCGAGGACAAGTCGTACAACCTGGTCGAGGCAACCGAGGTCGAATCCGAGCGGTTCACACAGGATATCAAACAGGTGATCGAGGACGTCGACCCGGCACGGATCCTGATCGATCCGATCACCCAACTGCAGTACGTGGAACAGGACCAGTACCAGTACCGGAAGCGGTTGCAATCGCTCATCCGGTTCCTTCGGGACCGCCGGGTGACGACGGTCGCAACGCGAACACTCAACAGGGAGAGTACCCCCGGGACCACGCACGACGACTTCGAATCGCTCAGCGACGGCGTCATCGACCTGTATCTCGACGAGCACGAACGTCGGATCGCCGTCCCGAAACATCGTGGCCTCGGACAGGTGGACGGCACCCACGGGCTCGAGATCCACGAGGACGGGATGGCAGTCTACCCACAGATCATTCCGAAACACGACAAGCGAACGTTCGATCCGGAACTCATCCCGACCGGCCACGACGCCCTCGACGATCTCCTCGGCGGCGGGATCGAACGCGGAACCGTCTCGTTTATCAGCGGTCCGACCGGCATCGGCAAATCGGTCACCGGCGCACAGATACTCTCGGGCATCGCCGAAGACGGGGGGACCGCGCTCGGATACCTGTTCGAGGAGTCCATCGATCAGTTCGTGCATCGTTCGAAGGCCCTCGGACTCCCGATCGACGAGATGCGGGCGCAGGGGTCGCTGCGGCTGACGGAGACCGAACCCCTCGTGCGCTCGGCCGAGGAGTTCGGACAACACGTCCTCGACCAGGCCGACGAGTACGCCCCGGACGCGGTGTTCATCGACGGGTTATCGGGCTACAAGATCTCGCTCCAGGGCGACGATCAACGGCTCGGTCGTCGTCTTCACGGGCTCACCCGGGTGCTCAAGAACCGCGGCATCGCGGTCATCGTCACCGACGAGGCGGACCGCCTCACCGGCATTCCGAAAGCCACCAGTACGAACACGAGCTACATCGCTGACAACATCGTGTTTCTCTCCTACGTGGAGGTCGACGGCGAACTCGACCGGGCGATCGGGGTCATCAAAAAGCGACTGGGGGATTTCGACAACCGATTCCACCGGTTCTCCATCGTGTCCGGCGAGGGGTTGGTCCTCGAGGGGCCGTTCGACAACGTTCGGGGGATCATGCAGGGGACTTCGACGTCTCGCGTCGGGGACGCGCACACCCGCACGACCGATCAGCCATGA